A genomic stretch from Acetobacter ascendens includes:
- the typA gene encoding translational GTPase TypA, whose amino-acid sequence MDIRNIAIIAHVDHGKTTLVDELLKQSGSFRENQHVAERAMDSNDLERERGITILAKCTSVVWNNTRINIIDTPGHADFGGEVERILSMVDGAIVLVDSAEGALPQTKFVVGKALARGLKPIVVVNKIDRGDARPDEVHNEIFDLFAALGANDEQLDFPMLFASGRQGWADETLDGARKDLSPMFELILRHVPAPNLDKDKPFAMTATILESDNFLGRVLTGRVEQGRAKVNMPVKVLRADGSVVETGRLTKLLSFRGLDRVGVEEVEAGDIVAVAGLSEATIPDTIAAPEVEAPLEAIPVDPPTLSMTFRLNDGPLGGREGKKVTSRQIRDRLFKEIESNIAIRVTDSPESEAFEVAGRGELQLGVLIETMRREGFELTIGRPRVLFRTNEETGEREEPYEEVTIDVDEPYSGVVVEKMSLRKGQMQDMRPSGGDKVRLTFIIPSRGLIGYHGEFLTDTRGTGIMNRLFSNYGPYAGTVEGRRNGSLISAENGATTQYSLFSLQDRGTLFVDAGETVYQGMIIGEHSRENDLEVNPIREKKLTNMRAAGKDEALLLTPPRRMSLEQAIAYIEDDELVEVTPSAIRLRKRYLDPNERKKRGKKAD is encoded by the coding sequence ATGGATATCCGCAATATCGCCATCATTGCCCACGTTGACCACGGCAAGACGACTCTGGTTGACGAACTGCTCAAGCAGTCGGGTTCGTTCCGCGAAAACCAGCACGTTGCCGAACGCGCAATGGACAGCAACGATCTGGAACGCGAACGTGGCATTACCATTCTTGCCAAGTGCACTTCCGTTGTCTGGAACAATACCCGTATCAACATTATTGATACACCCGGACACGCCGACTTTGGCGGGGAAGTGGAACGTATTCTGAGCATGGTGGATGGCGCCATTGTGCTGGTGGACTCCGCAGAAGGTGCGCTGCCGCAGACTAAGTTTGTGGTTGGCAAGGCACTGGCCCGCGGCCTGAAGCCAATTGTGGTTGTGAACAAGATTGACCGTGGCGATGCCCGCCCCGATGAAGTGCATAACGAAATTTTCGATCTGTTTGCTGCCCTTGGCGCAAATGATGAACAGCTTGATTTCCCGATGCTGTTTGCTTCTGGCCGTCAGGGCTGGGCAGATGAAACGCTGGACGGTGCCCGCAAGGACCTGAGCCCGATGTTCGAGCTGATCCTGCGCCATGTGCCAGCTCCGAATCTGGACAAAGACAAGCCCTTCGCCATGACAGCCACCATTCTGGAAAGTGACAACTTTCTGGGCCGCGTGCTGACAGGCCGTGTGGAACAGGGCCGCGCTAAGGTGAACATGCCTGTTAAGGTGCTGCGGGCCGATGGCTCCGTGGTGGAAACAGGCCGCCTGACCAAGCTGCTTTCCTTCCGTGGTCTGGACCGCGTGGGTGTGGAAGAAGTGGAAGCTGGTGACATTGTGGCCGTGGCTGGTTTGTCTGAAGCTACTATTCCAGACACCATTGCAGCCCCGGAAGTGGAAGCCCCGCTGGAAGCTATTCCGGTTGATCCGCCAACACTGTCCATGACCTTCCGCCTGAACGATGGCCCGCTGGGTGGCCGTGAAGGCAAGAAGGTAACGTCTCGCCAGATTCGTGACCGTCTGTTCAAGGAAATCGAAAGCAACATTGCTATTCGTGTAACAGACAGCCCGGAAAGCGAAGCGTTTGAAGTGGCAGGCCGTGGCGAACTTCAGCTTGGTGTGCTGATTGAAACCATGCGCCGTGAAGGCTTTGAGCTGACAATCGGCCGCCCGCGCGTGCTGTTCCGCACCAATGAAGAAACCGGTGAGCGCGAAGAGCCTTACGAAGAAGTTACCATTGATGTGGACGAACCCTATTCCGGCGTTGTGGTGGAAAAGATGTCCCTCCGCAAAGGCCAGATGCAGGACATGCGCCCCTCCGGCGGTGACAAGGTGCGCCTGACGTTTATCATCCCGTCTCGCGGGTTGATCGGCTACCACGGTGAATTCCTGACCGACACGCGCGGCACGGGTATCATGAACCGTCTGTTCTCCAACTACGGGCCTTATGCTGGCACCGTAGAAGGCCGCCGCAACGGATCTCTGATCTCTGCAGAAAACGGGGCTACCACTCAGTACTCCCTGTTCTCCTTGCAGGATCGTGGCACGCTGTTCGTGGATGCGGGTGAAACGGTTTATCAGGGCATGATCATCGGTGAGCATTCCCGTGAGAATGATCTGGAAGTAAACCCGATCCGTGAAAAGAAGCTGACCAACATGCGCGCCGCCGGTAAGGACGAAGCCCTGCTGCTGACCCCGCCGCGCCGTATGTCTTTGGAACAGGCT